From Pseudanabaena sp. PCC 6802, one genomic window encodes:
- the thiD gene encoding bifunctional hydroxymethylpyrimidine kinase/phosphomethylpyrimidine kinase, whose translation MPTNILDRTNVPVAMTIAGSDSGGGAGIQADLRTFAFHCVHGTSAITCVTAQNTLGVNRVDAMSPEAVAAQIEAVVTDIRVLAVKTGMLLNQEIIRTIAKKLAAMGFANVVVDPVMVSRTGAQLIDDDAVQSMTRLLLPLAAIATPNRYEAQILAGMEIATLADMQQAAQKILSLGVKTLLVKGGGMPGELRGVDVWCEDGQIEVLRTETVETPHTHGTGCTLSAAIAANLALGKPKLIAVKDAKTYVTQALKHSLAIGKGQGPVGHFFPLLSAPPGLI comes from the coding sequence ATGCCAACTAATATTTTGGATCGAACGAACGTGCCTGTTGCTATGACGATCGCTGGCTCGGATAGCGGCGGTGGGGCGGGAATTCAGGCGGATTTGCGGACGTTTGCATTTCATTGCGTGCACGGTACGAGCGCTATTACCTGCGTGACTGCGCAGAATACGCTGGGAGTAAATCGGGTAGATGCCATGTCACCGGAGGCGGTGGCGGCGCAAATCGAGGCGGTGGTGACGGATATCCGCGTCCTGGCAGTTAAGACGGGGATGCTCTTGAACCAGGAGATTATCCGCACGATTGCCAAGAAGTTGGCGGCAATGGGTTTTGCCAATGTCGTAGTCGATCCGGTGATGGTATCGCGTACCGGAGCGCAGTTAATCGATGACGATGCCGTGCAAAGCATGACGCGGTTGCTTTTACCCCTTGCCGCGATCGCCACGCCCAACCGCTACGAAGCCCAAATCCTAGCTGGCATGGAGATTGCCACGCTAGCGGATATGCAACAGGCCGCCCAGAAGATCCTATCCCTAGGTGTAAAAACTCTGCTGGTCAAGGGCGGTGGGATGCCAGGGGAACTGCGCGGCGTGGATGTGTGGTGTGAGGATGGGCAGATCGAGGTATTGCGAACTGAGACGGTTGAGACTCCCCACACGCACGGTACGGGTTGCACGCTATCGGCAGCGATCGCCGCCAATCTGGCACTGGGTAAGCCCAAGCTAATAGCGGTAAAAGATGCGAAAACCTATGTCACGCAGGCATTAAAACACAGTCTGGCGATCGGTAAGGGACAGGGGCCAGTCGGTCATTTCTTTCCGCTATTATCGGCTCCACCTGGTCTCATTTAA
- a CDS encoding tetratricopeptide repeat protein — translation MPRSGAIAFVGRDEALTQLHQMLQGGDRIAITAVRGMGGVGKTELALQYGLKYGQAYPGGLCWLRSREDAGSQIVAFARSQLLLNPREDAELSEQIAYCWRYWQEGEVLVIFDDVGDYKAIEPFLPPVNPRFKVLLTTRLRLGGRIQELTLDILERSESLNLLRKLVKDGRIDADLTQAEWLCEWLGDLPLGLELVGRYLEQKTDVGLATLRKRLEEKRLDAKALEKAYPGMTAPLGVAEAFDVSWETLTLESQTLAGLLSRFALAPIPWSMVRACLPEWDEEDLEDRRDEMVSLHLLQRVGKDIYQLHQLLREFFAVKWQQLETASELDSAAYDAIVAEAKRSSENPRYSLWAETNLVMPHLSFLVERLEDTGSPESLAIGLSWLAFLYQSQGNYAEAELLYRRSREIWERQLGADHPRVAQSLNNLAELYKAEGKYAEAEPLYLRSLKITEGQLGADHPDVATFLNNLAHLYQLQGKYAEAEPLYLRSLEITERQLGADHPDVATFLNNLAHLYQLQGKYAEAEPLYLRSLKITEGQLGADHPDVATFLNNLAHLYQLQGKYAEAEPLYLRSLEITKGQLGADHPDVARSLNNLAYLHQLQGNYGEIVELLHLKSWEIRVRKLGADHPDVAQSVNNLALLYQSQGKYAEAEPLFQRALGILMATFGEDHPHTQSVAISLMMLSLQRETGMSKDALEQMMQNNPNAIIELLQQIKSNPTT, via the coding sequence TTGCCGCGCAGTGGCGCGATCGCTTTTGTCGGGCGGGATGAAGCTTTAACTCAACTGCATCAGATGTTGCAAGGGGGCGATCGCATTGCCATTACGGCGGTTAGGGGGATGGGCGGTGTCGGTAAAACGGAATTGGCATTGCAATACGGGTTGAAATACGGGCAAGCATATCCAGGCGGACTGTGCTGGCTGCGATCGCGCGAAGATGCGGGCAGTCAGATCGTGGCATTTGCTCGCTCGCAGTTGCTGTTAAACCCGCGAGAGGACGCAGAACTGTCGGAGCAGATAGCCTATTGCTGGCGTTACTGGCAGGAAGGGGAGGTGCTGGTAATCTTTGACGACGTGGGGGACTATAAAGCGATCGAGCCATTTTTGCCGCCGGTAAATCCTCGCTTTAAGGTGTTGCTGACGACGCGGTTGCGCTTGGGTGGGCGAATCCAAGAATTGACATTGGATATTTTGGAGCGATCGGAATCTCTGAATTTGTTGCGAAAGTTGGTGAAGGACGGTCGGATCGATGCCGACCTGACGCAGGCAGAGTGGTTGTGCGAATGGCTAGGCGACTTACCCTTGGGGTTAGAACTGGTAGGGCGCTACCTAGAGCAAAAAACGGATGTGGGATTGGCGACGCTGCGAAAACGGCTGGAGGAAAAACGCCTGGATGCAAAGGCACTGGAGAAAGCCTATCCTGGCATGACAGCCCCGTTGGGAGTGGCGGAGGCATTTGATGTGAGTTGGGAAACACTGACATTGGAATCTCAAACATTAGCAGGACTGCTGAGTCGATTTGCTCTCGCTCCGATTCCCTGGAGCATGGTGAGAGCGTGTTTACCAGAATGGGATGAGGAAGATCTAGAAGATCGGCGAGACGAGATGGTAAGTTTGCATTTATTGCAGAGGGTGGGCAAGGATATCTATCAACTGCACCAACTGCTACGAGAGTTTTTTGCGGTGAAATGGCAGCAATTGGAAACTGCTTCAGAATTAGACTCTGCGGCTTATGATGCGATAGTGGCAGAGGCAAAACGCAGTTCGGAAAACCCCAGATACTCGCTGTGGGCAGAAACGAATCTCGTCATGCCACATCTGAGTTTTCTAGTGGAACGTTTGGAAGATACAGGAAGTCCAGAATCTTTAGCAATAGGTTTAAGTTGGTTGGCATTTCTATACCAATCGCAAGGGAATTACGCAGAGGCAGAACTGCTGTATCGACGATCGCGGGAAATTTGGGAACGGCAACTGGGAGCAGACCATCCCCGTGTTGCACAAAGCCTCAATAATCTCGCAGAGCTATACAAAGCAGAAGGGAAGTACGCGGAGGCGGAACCTCTATACCTGCGATCGCTCAAAATTACTGAAGGGCAACTGGGAGCAGACCATCCCGATGTTGCCACCTTTCTCAATAATCTCGCACATCTATACCAGTTGCAAGGGAAGTACGCGGAGGCGGAACCTCTATACCTGCGATCGCTCGAAATTACTGAACGGCAACTGGGAGCAGACCATCCCGATGTTGCCACCTTTCTCAATAATCTCGCACATCTATACCAGTTGCAAGGGAAGTACGCGGAGGCGGAACCTCTATACCTGCGATCGCTCAAAATTACTGAAGGGCAACTGGGAGCAGACCATCCCGATGTTGCCACCTTTCTCAATAATCTCGCACATCTATACCAGTTGCAAGGGAAGTACGCGGAGGCGGAACCTCTATACCTGCGATCGCTCGAAATTACTAAAGGGCAACTGGGAGCAGACCATCCTGATGTCGCACGAAGCCTCAATAATCTCGCGTATCTACACCAATTGCAAGGGAATTACGGCGAAATCGTAGAACTGTTACACCTGAAATCGTGGGAAATTAGGGTACGAAAACTGGGAGCTGACCATCCTGATGTCGCACAAAGCGTCAATAATCTCGCATTGCTATACCAATCGCAAGGGAAGTACGCGGAGGCGGAACCGCTTTTCCAAAGGGCTTTGGGAATTTTAATGGCAACATTTGGCGAAGATCATCCGCATACGCAATCCGTGGCGATTTCGCTGATGATGCTTTCCCTTCAACGCGAAACGGGTATGAGTAAAGATGCATTGGAGCAAATGATGCAGAACAACCCAAATGCCATAATAGAACTACTTCAACAAATAAAGAGCAATCCGACTACTTAG
- a CDS encoding esterase/lipase family protein, with protein sequence MAKLIKIGGCDNLERFGDVVFVHGLGGDGLETWHANPDEIKQLQKQCDRDGTRLDAGQLDFWPVWLGKDRPDLGIWSLDYEVAPTAWRGDTNPLYDQANLVLEVFANREIGRHPVVFVTHSMGGLLIKQTLRNAKGAKSENPFGKSRKASFSHIATM encoded by the coding sequence ATGGCAAAGCTGATTAAGATTGGGGGATGCGACAATCTGGAGCGGTTTGGGGATGTCGTATTCGTGCATGGGTTGGGAGGCGACGGTTTGGAAACGTGGCACGCAAACCCCGATGAGATTAAGCAGTTGCAGAAACAGTGCGATCGCGATGGCACTAGGCTAGATGCAGGTCAATTAGATTTCTGGCCGGTATGGTTGGGAAAGGATCGTCCAGATTTGGGGATATGGTCGTTGGACTATGAGGTAGCACCCACGGCATGGCGTGGCGATACAAATCCACTTTACGATCAGGCTAATCTGGTGCTTGAGGTGTTTGCTAACCGAGAGATAGGTAGGCATCCTGTGGTCTTTGTCACGCATAGCATGGGGGGATTGCTAATCAAGCAGACCTTGCGCAATGCTAAAGGTGCTAAGTCTGAGAACCCATTTGGGAAGTCAAGAAAAGCTTCTTTTAGTCACATTGCTACCATGTAA
- a CDS encoding type II toxin-antitoxin system VapC family toxin, producing MYLLDTNTLIYYFKGQGQVLKNLASVSPQEIAISTIVLFELHVGIAKSISPAKRIQQLQQLSSQVNLVPFDYADAFAAASIRAQLEKQGTPIGSIDVLIAGTALARQATLVTHNVSEFSRVVGLAIADWYK from the coding sequence ATGTATCTTCTAGATACCAATACTCTAATCTACTACTTTAAAGGTCAAGGGCAGGTTTTAAAAAATCTTGCTAGCGTCTCTCCTCAAGAAATTGCTATTTCTACAATCGTTCTTTTTGAATTGCATGTTGGAATTGCAAAGTCCATCTCACCTGCAAAACGCATCCAACAGCTTCAACAACTATCGAGCCAAGTTAATTTAGTACCGTTCGATTATGCTGATGCCTTTGCTGCTGCATCAATTCGCGCTCAATTAGAGAAACAAGGTACGCCTATAGGTTCAATCGATGTTTTGATTGCTGGGACAGCTTTGGCACGTCAGGCAACTCTTGTGACCCATAACGTTAGTGAGTTCTCAAGAGTTGTAGGGCTTGCGATTGCGGATTGGTATAAATAA
- a CDS encoding DUF2281 domain-containing protein, translating to MSNLLVPLLLLSYAFFFIAGAILPPLSCLLHLWNIMTIAEQIYELVKSLPQEQASEILDFAEFIRAKSLNADRTDSTGVTSSWTELVNSLAGSWGEDFPSLEEIRATSGHDILRESL from the coding sequence ATGTCAAACCTCCTTGTGCCTTTACTTCTATTATCCTATGCTTTCTTTTTCATTGCCGGAGCAATATTACCGCCTTTAAGTTGTTTACTTCATCTGTGGAACATTATGACTATCGCCGAACAAATTTACGAACTTGTTAAATCCCTTCCTCAAGAGCAAGCTAGCGAAATCCTGGACTTTGCTGAATTTATTCGTGCTAAATCTCTAAATGCAGATCGAACAGATAGTACTGGCGTTACTAGTTCCTGGACAGAGCTTGTTAATTCCTTAGCAGGAAGCTGGGGTGAGGATTTCCCTTCGCTAGAGGAGATTCGTGCAACTTCTGGACACGACATTTTACGGGAGAGCCTATAA
- a CDS encoding IS630 family transposase, which produces MDKPDGRHLSIETQNYLRQQAIRLREQGKRVCDISEYLGIHRNTITEWWWAYQDYGEAALFQQRRGREVGEGRSLSASEETTIEEMLRGHSPEEYQIESALWSRRAVKALIEQELGVEMPIRTVGEYLKRWGYSPQKPIERAYEQDPAAVKHWLQEEYPAIEQRAQAEGAEIEWGDESGLSSDEYGGRGYAPKGHPPEIRPSKRERTRLNFIASISNQGTIQFMLYTCTLTAPVFIEFLQRLIDKRSSKLFWIVDRHPVHRERPVQQWLEQHSQEIELFYLPSYAPQLNPVEYFNGDVKQGVHAKPLTRNLGQLKHRLLSQLQKLQRLPAHIRSYFKHPSIIYAAL; this is translated from the coding sequence ATGGATAAACCAGATGGCCGACACCTATCGATAGAGACGCAAAATTACCTTCGACAGCAAGCGATCCGGTTGCGAGAACAAGGGAAACGAGTATGTGATATTAGTGAGTACCTGGGGATTCATCGTAACACGATTACGGAGTGGTGGTGGGCGTATCAAGATTACGGAGAAGCAGCCCTGTTTCAGCAGCGACGAGGACGAGAGGTAGGGGAAGGGCGCAGTTTAAGTGCCTCAGAGGAAACAACGATTGAAGAAATGCTGCGGGGACACAGCCCGGAGGAATACCAGATCGAGAGCGCCTTGTGGAGTAGACGAGCCGTAAAAGCCTTAATCGAGCAAGAATTAGGTGTGGAGATGCCAATCCGCACAGTGGGGGAATACCTCAAACGATGGGGCTACAGCCCCCAGAAGCCGATCGAACGTGCCTATGAGCAAGACCCCGCTGCCGTGAAACACTGGTTACAGGAAGAATATCCCGCGATTGAGCAACGGGCACAAGCAGAAGGTGCCGAAATCGAGTGGGGAGATGAATCGGGACTCAGTTCTGATGAGTATGGAGGGCGAGGTTATGCACCCAAGGGGCATCCCCCTGAAATTCGTCCTAGTAAACGCGAGCGGACACGGTTGAATTTCATTGCTAGCATCAGTAATCAAGGCACGATTCAATTTATGCTTTACACCTGTACCTTGACAGCCCCAGTATTTATTGAATTTCTGCAACGGTTGATTGACAAGCGTTCAAGCAAACTGTTTTGGATCGTGGATCGCCATCCCGTCCATCGAGAGCGCCCCGTGCAGCAATGGTTAGAACAGCACTCCCAGGAGATCGAGTTATTTTATTTGCCTTCCTATGCGCCGCAGTTGAATCCAGTAGAGTATTTCAATGGTGATGTGAAACAGGGAGTTCACGCCAAACCTCTGACGCGAAACCTGGGTCAATTAAAACATAGATTGCTATCTCAACTGCAGAAATTGCAGAGATTGCCTGCCCACATTAGGAGTTACTTTAAGCATCCATCTATTATTTATGCTGCTCTATAG
- a CDS encoding protein adenylyltransferase SelO: protein MQQSLQTNLSSNPFLNLEYEQAMEALGDDYYDVVAAAEFPMHVLRWRNDELLPQIGLNSKEVEDRHFVEAFGTFQGIRPFLALRYHGYQFGEYNPQLGDGRGFVYGQVRAIDGELYDFGTKGSGKTPYSRTADGRLTLKGGVREVLAAEMLHRLGVRTSRCLCAIETGEKLWRGDEPSPTRSSVMVRFSRSHIRFGTFERLHAIGRADFIRKLLNHVIEVYYSHLLRGKAIAQVDERELYAEFYAELVQRTSALVAQWMAVGFCHAVLNTDNMSITGESFDYGPYAFISTYDPNFTAAYFDYYGRYRYANQPAVCYWNLEMLQYPLRMVMEQSDLEAGLAKFKEHYREEYCRMMLNRLGLEQLSPSEAEEIITLTLQFVGSTQMGYHDFFIALRQQFDRTWREDRSNILDRVEWELGEEHQQILDNWRSLYHHYLIRMPEGEMAAIAERLRQANPTTSLLRPEIEAVWERITEEDDWQPFYDLIKRIQAL, encoded by the coding sequence ATGCAGCAGTCTTTGCAAACCAACCTCTCTTCCAACCCATTTCTAAACTTGGAATACGAGCAAGCGATGGAAGCGTTGGGGGATGATTACTACGATGTGGTAGCCGCAGCGGAGTTCCCAATGCACGTTCTGCGCTGGCGCAATGACGAGCTTTTGCCTCAAATTGGCTTGAATTCTAAGGAGGTGGAAGATCGGCATTTTGTAGAAGCGTTTGGGACATTTCAGGGGATTCGCCCGTTTCTAGCCTTGCGCTATCATGGATATCAGTTTGGCGAGTACAATCCACAGTTGGGAGATGGTCGGGGATTTGTGTACGGGCAAGTACGGGCAATAGATGGAGAGTTATACGATTTCGGTACGAAGGGATCGGGTAAAACTCCATACTCGCGGACGGCGGATGGTCGCCTCACGCTGAAAGGGGGAGTGCGGGAGGTGTTGGCAGCCGAGATGTTACATCGCTTGGGAGTCAGGACTTCGCGATGCCTTTGCGCGATCGAAACAGGTGAGAAGTTGTGGCGGGGCGACGAGCCTTCTCCAACACGTTCGTCGGTGATGGTGAGATTTTCGCGATCGCATATTCGCTTTGGGACATTCGAGCGATTGCACGCAATCGGCAGAGCGGATTTCATTCGAAAGCTTTTGAATCATGTCATCGAAGTGTATTATTCGCATTTGCTGAGGGGCAAAGCGATCGCTCAGGTAGACGAACGAGAGCTTTATGCAGAGTTCTATGCCGAACTAGTGCAGAGGACATCAGCCCTTGTAGCGCAATGGATGGCGGTGGGTTTCTGTCATGCGGTCTTGAATACGGATAACATGTCGATTACGGGTGAGAGTTTCGACTATGGCCCCTATGCGTTTATTTCCACCTACGATCCAAATTTTACAGCGGCATATTTCGACTACTATGGGCGTTACCGTTATGCCAATCAGCCAGCGGTATGCTATTGGAATCTGGAGATGTTGCAGTATCCATTGCGCATGGTGATGGAACAGTCGGATTTGGAAGCGGGCTTAGCGAAATTCAAGGAGCATTATCGCGAAGAGTATTGCCGCATGATGCTAAATCGGTTGGGATTGGAGCAGCTTTCGCCCTCAGAAGCAGAGGAAATTATTACATTAACTCTTCAGTTTGTCGGCTCTACGCAGATGGGTTACCATGACTTCTTCATCGCACTCAGACAGCAGTTCGATCGCACCTGGCGAGAAGATCGCAGCAATATATTGGATCGGGTGGAATGGGAACTGGGCGAAGAGCATCAGCAGATTTTAGATAACTGGCGATCGCTCTACCATCATTATCTAATTAGAATGCCTGAGGGGGAGATGGCGGCGATCGCAGAGCGGTTGCGGCAGGCCAATCCCACGACGAGTCTACTCAGGCCGGAAATCGAAGCGGTATGGGAGAGAATTACGGAAGAGGATGATTGGCAGCCGTTCTATGACCTGATAAAGCGCATTCAAGCTTTGTAA
- a CDS encoding D-alanyl-D-alanine carboxypeptidase family protein produces the protein MPIPNDIPVAQRINSPARSATHPFVRSLKALPWWVYILAIVAFFLPMVGMHFMSGRSDSRNANSQKSTAIAPANSSSDRDPGIDPTTGRSSEQIFGHLAYAETPLSSLRVISRASDGYEIRLKEPAAKAFLQMAAVARTNGIELVPISGFRTVDEQKKLFFDISKQRNQTPAQRAMVSAPPGYSEHHTGYAIDIGDGSAPSSNLSPDFDKTEAFRWLESNAAQFGFELSFPKNNPQGVSYEPWHWRYVGDSESLATFYKNQPQSQTSSRR, from the coding sequence ATGCCTATCCCCAATGACATTCCAGTTGCACAACGCATCAATAGTCCGGCAAGATCTGCAACCCATCCATTCGTGCGATCGCTCAAAGCGTTACCCTGGTGGGTTTACATTCTTGCCATAGTTGCCTTTTTCCTTCCCATGGTTGGCATGCACTTCATGTCCGGGAGATCGGATAGTAGGAACGCTAATAGTCAGAAATCGACTGCGATCGCTCCTGCCAACAGTTCGTCAGATCGAGATCCAGGCATAGATCCCACCACAGGCAGATCCTCCGAACAGATATTCGGTCATTTGGCTTATGCTGAAACTCCACTATCATCCCTGCGCGTAATCTCTAGAGCCAGCGACGGTTATGAAATCCGACTAAAGGAGCCTGCCGCCAAAGCATTTTTGCAAATGGCGGCGGTAGCTAGAACCAACGGCATAGAATTAGTTCCCATCTCCGGATTTCGCACGGTTGACGAACAAAAAAAATTGTTCTTCGACATCAGCAAACAGCGCAACCAAACCCCAGCCCAACGAGCTATGGTCAGCGCCCCGCCCGGCTATAGCGAGCACCATACCGGCTATGCGATCGACATTGGCGATGGTAGCGCTCCTAGTAGCAACCTTTCCCCCGATTTTGACAAAACAGAAGCTTTCCGTTGGCTTGAAAGCAATGCCGCCCAATTTGGCTTCGAGCTATCTTTCCCAAAGAATAATCCTCAAGGAGTTAGTTACGAGCCTTGGCATTGGCGTTATGTCGGTGATAGCGAAAGTCTTGCTACTTTCTACAAGAATCAACCCCAAAGTCAAACTAGCTCGCGTCGATAA
- a CDS encoding NAD(P)H dehydrogenase subunit NdhS produces MSDTIFPGSAVRVVNQGDTYFGFEGQVQRITDGKVAVLFEGGNWDKLVSFRMSELEPVDATLSRNKGRKKA; encoded by the coding sequence ATGAGCGATACGATTTTCCCAGGATCGGCTGTGCGCGTAGTCAATCAAGGCGATACCTACTTTGGTTTTGAAGGGCAAGTACAGCGCATTACTGACGGTAAAGTGGCGGTACTGTTTGAGGGTGGTAACTGGGATAAGCTAGTTTCTTTTCGCATGTCTGAACTCGAACCCGTCGATGCCACTCTCAGCCGTAATAAGGGTAGAAAGAAGGCTTGA
- a CDS encoding glycosyltransferase gives MSETIIVIPCYNEAERLSVEQFKTFCDRHADINFLFVNDGSEDRTLEILQELAQINPDRFSALDLQPNRGKAEAVRAGVLAAFDRSPVYIGYWDADLATPLQEIPNFIDLLARNPQYELLFGARVKLLGRSVQRSAARHYLGRIFATVASMVLSLAIYDTQCGAKLFRATPPLKALFAEPFITSWVFDVEIIARLIRSRHGQDMPQAESVICEVPLQEWNDIPGSKVKPYDFLKAMVEMMRIYWSYLRN, from the coding sequence TTGAGCGAAACCATAATTGTCATTCCTTGCTACAACGAAGCAGAGCGGTTGTCAGTCGAACAGTTTAAGACCTTCTGCGATCGCCATGCCGACATAAATTTTTTATTTGTAAATGACGGTAGTGAGGATCGCACCCTGGAAATTTTGCAGGAATTGGCTCAAATCAACCCCGATCGCTTCAGCGCTCTCGATCTCCAGCCAAACCGAGGTAAGGCTGAAGCCGTGCGCGCTGGAGTCCTGGCAGCATTCGATCGATCTCCTGTCTATATTGGCTATTGGGATGCCGACCTCGCCACCCCTCTCCAGGAAATCCCTAACTTTATCGATCTGCTAGCTCGCAATCCCCAGTACGAACTACTATTTGGTGCCAGGGTAAAACTGTTGGGGCGATCGGTGCAGCGTAGCGCAGCGCGTCACTATTTGGGACGTATTTTTGCCACGGTTGCATCTATGGTTCTATCTCTAGCCATTTACGATACCCAGTGCGGAGCCAAGCTATTTCGCGCCACACCCCCACTGAAGGCGCTGTTCGCAGAACCCTTCATAACGAGTTGGGTATTTGATGTGGAAATTATCGCCCGTCTTATCCGATCGAGACATGGGCAAGACATGCCTCAAGCCGAGTCTGTAATTTGCGAAGTCCCGCTCCAGGAGTGGAACGACATTCCCGGCTCCAAGGTCAAGCCCTATGATTTCCTCAAAGCAATGGTAGAAATGATGCGAATTTACTGGAGCTATTTAAGAAATTGA
- a CDS encoding DUF427 domain-containing protein, whose translation MTRATWQGAVLAESDRCEVVEGNQYFPPNAINSEYFKASDTHTTCPWKGVASYYNIEVDGNVNKDAAWYYPNPKDAAANIKGYIAFWKGVQVER comes from the coding sequence ATGACAAGAGCAACTTGGCAGGGTGCCGTTTTGGCAGAGAGCGATCGCTGCGAGGTCGTAGAGGGCAATCAATATTTCCCACCCAATGCGATAAATTCAGAGTATTTCAAAGCGAGCGATACCCATACCACCTGTCCTTGGAAAGGTGTTGCTAGCTATTACAACATTGAGGTTGACGGTAACGTTAACAAAGATGCCGCCTGGTACTACCCCAACCCCAAAGATGCCGCCGCTAACATCAAAGGCTATATTGCTTTCTGGAAAGGCGTACAGGTCGAGCGGTAA
- the crtH gene encoding carotenoid isomerase, with protein MVDADVIVIGSGMGGLVTATQLAAKGVRVLVLEKYLIPGGSAGYFERNGYRFDVGASMIFGFGKQGTTNLLTRALDAVRVHLETIPDDTQIHYHLPNGLDIKVARDYEKFMQDLGDRFPHERQGIRKFYDTCWKVFNCLNSIELLSLEELGYLTRVFFQNPLACFGLLKYLPQNAGDVARRYISDPELLKFIDMECYCWSVVPADRTPMINAGMVFSDRHYGGINYPKGGVGRIAEVLVDGLTKAGSEICYGARVTQIIPKPKTGGAIAVKLANGDTLTAKRVVSNATRWDTFEYLLKDEPMPASEQRWQQRYQRSPSFLSLHLGVKADAIPPGTDCHHILLEDWADMEKSEGTIFVSIPTLLDPDLAPPGHHIVHTFSPSWMQEWEGLSASEYEQRKEKAASQIIARLEKIFPGLEANLDYQEVGTPRTHRRFLGRYDGTYGPIPSRKLMGLLGMPFNRTAIPNLYCVGDSTFPGQGLNAVAFSGFACAHLVATTLKL; from the coding sequence ATGGTTGATGCGGATGTAATAGTAATTGGCTCCGGTATGGGCGGGCTGGTAACGGCAACTCAGCTAGCCGCCAAAGGAGTCAGGGTACTGGTTTTAGAAAAATACTTAATTCCAGGCGGTAGTGCTGGCTATTTTGAGCGCAATGGCTACCGCTTTGATGTCGGTGCGTCCATGATCTTTGGATTTGGCAAACAAGGCACGACCAACCTCCTGACCCGTGCCCTCGATGCCGTACGCGTGCATCTGGAAACAATTCCCGACGATACCCAGATTCATTACCATTTACCAAATGGACTGGATATTAAGGTCGCCCGAGACTACGAGAAATTCATGCAGGACTTAGGCGATCGCTTTCCCCACGAGCGCCAGGGCATCCGCAAATTCTACGATACCTGCTGGAAGGTATTTAACTGTCTCAACTCGATCGAACTGCTTTCCCTAGAAGAACTGGGCTATCTCACCCGTGTATTTTTTCAAAACCCCCTTGCCTGTTTTGGGTTGCTGAAATATTTGCCCCAGAATGCTGGGGATGTGGCCCGGCGTTATATCTCCGACCCAGAGCTACTGAAATTTATTGATATGGAGTGTTATTGCTGGTCGGTGGTTCCTGCCGATAGAACGCCCATGATTAATGCAGGAATGGTATTTAGCGATCGCCACTATGGCGGCATCAACTACCCCAAGGGCGGTGTCGGTCGCATCGCTGAAGTTCTGGTAGATGGCTTGACCAAAGCTGGCAGCGAAATCTGCTACGGTGCCAGAGTAACGCAAATTATACCTAAACCTAAAACTGGCGGCGCGATCGCCGTCAAGCTTGCCAATGGCGATACCCTAACTGCTAAGAGAGTGGTCTCGAATGCAACGCGCTGGGATACATTTGAATATTTGCTCAAAGACGAACCGATGCCAGCCAGCGAGCAACGCTGGCAGCAAAGATATCAGCGATCGCCCAGCTTCCTCAGCCTGCACCTTGGCGTGAAAGCCGACGCAATTCCACCCGGCACCGACTGCCACCATATCCTGCTGGAAGACTGGGCAGATATGGAAAAATCCGAGGGTACGATTTTTGTATCTATACCCACGCTTTTAGATCCCGATCTGGCACCACCCGGTCACCATATCGTCCATACATTCTCGCCAAGTTGGATGCAAGAATGGGAAGGCTTAAGTGCTAGCGAGTACGAACAACGTAAAGAAAAAGCGGCAAGTCAAATAATTGCGCGGTTGGAAAAAATTTTCCCAGGATTAGAAGCTAATCTGGACTACCAGGAAGTCGGTACGCCGCGCACGCACAGACGCTTTCTAGGCCGCTACGACGGCACCTATGGTCCCATCCCCAGCCGCAAGCTGATGGGTTTGTTGGGCATGCCCTTTAACCGCACCGCTATTCCCAATCTCTATTGCGTAGGTGACAGTACTTTCCCCGGCCAGGGCTTAAACGCCGTCGCATTTTCCGGCTTTGCTTGCGCGCACCTAGTAGCAACTACCCTGAAGTTGTAG